In Ovis canadensis isolate MfBH-ARS-UI-01 breed Bighorn chromosome 3, ARS-UI_OviCan_v2, whole genome shotgun sequence, one DNA window encodes the following:
- the A4GALT gene encoding lactosylceramide 4-alpha-galactosyltransferase: MTSAPPDCLLRLLRGTPRQRVCTLFIIGFKFTFFVSVMVYWHVVGEPRGQGQLSNLPVDVPCPHAVPPTPPPPGTLPPGNIFFLETSDRTNPNFLFMCSVESAARAHPESPVVVLMKGLPGGNASRPRHLGLSLLGCFPNVQMRPLDLEELFRETPLAAWYAAVQRRWEPYLLPVLSDASRIVLLWKFGGIYLDTDFIVLKDLRNLTNALGTQSRYVLNGAFLAFERHHEFMAQCMRDFVAHYNGWIWGHQGPQLLTRVFKKWCSIRSLSESRACRGVTTLPPEAFYPIPWQNWKKYFEDISPQELTRLLNATFAVHVWNKKSQGTRFEATSRALLAQLHARYCPTTHKAMKMYL; the protein is encoded by the coding sequence ATGACGTCGGCGCCCCCCGACTGCCTGCTGCGGCTGCTCCGGGGCACCCCGAGGCAGCGGGTCTGTACCCTGTTCATCATCGGCTTCAAGTTCACCTTCTTCGTCTCTGTCATGGTCTACTGGCATGTTGTGGGAGAGCCCAGGGGCCAAGGACAGCTCTCTAACCTGCCTGTGGACGTCCCCTGCCCCCACGCGGTCCCCCCAACTCCCCCGCCCCCCGGCACCCTGCCTCCAGGCAACATCTTCTTCCTGGAGACCTCTGACCGGACGAACCCCAACTTCCTGTTCATGTGCTCCGTGGAGTCAGCCGCCAGGGCACACCCCGAGTCCCCGGTGGTGGTCCTGATGAAGGGGCTGCCTGGCGGGAACGCCTCCCGCCCGCGGCACCTGGGCCTCTCGCTCCTGGGCTGCTTCCCCAACGTCCAGATGCGCCCCCTGGACCTGGAGGAGCTCTTCCGGGAGACGCCCCTGGCCGCCTGGTACGCGGCCGTGCAGCGGCGCTGGGAGCCCTACCTGCTGCCGGTGCTCTCAGACGCCTCCAGGATCGTGCTGCTGTGGAAGTTCGGCGGCATCTACCTGGACACGGACTTCATCGTCCTCAAGGACCTGAGGAACCTGACCAACGCGCTGGGCACCCAGTCCCGCTACGTCctcaatggcgccttcctggccttcgAGCGGCACCACGAGTTCATGGCGCAGTGCATGCGCGACTTCGTGGCCCACTACAACGGCTGGATCTGGGGCCACCAGGGCCCGCAGCTGCTCACGCGGGTCTTCAAGAAATGGTGCTCCATCCGCAGCCTGAGCGAGAGCCGCGCCTGCCGCGGCGTCACCACCCTGCCCCCCGAGGCCTTCTACCCCATCCCCTGGCAGAACTGGAAGAAGTACTTTGAAGACATCAGCCCCCAGGAGCTGACCCGGCTACTCAATGCCACCTTCGCGGTCCACGTGTGGAACAAGAAGAGCCAGGGCACGCGCTTTGAGGCCACGTCCAGGGCCCTCCTGGCCCAGCTCCACGCCCGCTACTGCCCCACGACGCACAAGGCCATGAAGATGTACTTGTGA